One Mesorhizobium loti genomic window carries:
- a CDS encoding fatty acid hydroxylase, with product MLSDLVGKILDKLSGTSLLATGLLLLTALVSALIAYWRAVEEKSWKEFFEFVVPHEVIAHPSAKADLMFWVTKKALMPFLMLPAGIVFVSAVGYGTNWLFSTLFQFQPPLIEGPAGPVTVLIFTITMLLAYDISYYLYHVAQHRYPVLWELHKVHHSAEVMVGITKDRVHPLDELMNRAWDGVIVGVCFGIWSLISLNLVELTVFGVNVYVMRNILMMDFVRHTHFKISFGPLNNVILCPHWHQLHHSTDPRHYDKNFGLLFSFWDRLFGTLCVPRPDEDFKFGLVDRDVRDYQSLAGLYVMPLKRMWGHIARRIRRAKPRTTQSSEEGTRP from the coding sequence ATGCTGAGCGATCTGGTTGGCAAGATCCTCGACAAGTTGTCGGGCACCAGTCTGCTGGCGACCGGGCTCTTGCTGCTGACGGCCCTTGTCAGCGCGCTCATAGCCTATTGGCGCGCGGTCGAGGAGAAGAGCTGGAAGGAGTTCTTTGAGTTCGTCGTCCCCCATGAGGTCATCGCCCATCCCTCGGCGAAGGCCGACCTGATGTTCTGGGTGACGAAGAAGGCCTTGATGCCCTTCCTGATGCTGCCCGCCGGAATTGTCTTCGTCTCGGCGGTGGGCTACGGCACCAACTGGCTGTTTTCGACACTGTTCCAGTTCCAGCCGCCGCTGATCGAGGGACCGGCAGGGCCGGTGACGGTGCTGATCTTCACCATCACCATGCTGCTCGCCTACGACATTTCCTATTATCTCTATCACGTCGCCCAGCATCGCTACCCCGTGCTTTGGGAATTGCACAAGGTGCATCACTCGGCCGAGGTGATGGTCGGCATCACCAAGGACCGGGTCCATCCGCTCGACGAGCTGATGAACCGGGCCTGGGACGGCGTCATCGTCGGCGTCTGCTTCGGCATCTGGTCGCTGATTTCGCTGAACCTCGTCGAGCTGACCGTCTTTGGCGTCAACGTCTATGTCATGCGCAACATCCTGATGATGGATTTCGTCAGGCACACGCATTTCAAGATCTCGTTCGGGCCGCTCAACAATGTGATCCTGTGTCCTCATTGGCACCAGCTGCATCACAGCACCGATCCACGCCACTATGACAAGAATTTCGGCCTGCTCTTCTCGTTCTGGGACCGGCTCTTCGGAACATTGTGCGTGCCGAGGCCCGACGAGGACTTCAAGTTCGGATTGGTCGATCGCGATGTGCGCGACTACCAGTCGCTCGCCGGCCTCTATGTCATGCCGCTTAAGCGGATGTGGGGACATATCGCCAGGCGCATCCG